From Populus trichocarpa isolate Nisqually-1 chromosome 19, P.trichocarpa_v4.1, whole genome shotgun sequence, a single genomic window includes:
- the LOC7494604 gene encoding glutamate receptor 2.7 → MIPSRKLRVLLILFLSSSLSNGMSKVDSVDPFAMGNKPRKFSLGGIVDCTTRAGKEERVAMEMALQDFYSNATQRPRLCVKDSKGDSFRAASSAKTLIKKHNVEAIIGLGTSQEAILVAELGNRYEVPILSMVNEVPVWASLRWPFLINAARNQLSQMKAIAAIVQSWQWRRVNVIYEENKINSIIPHLFAALQDADAEISELLPFPPSPPYRFLSEKLVSLRNGQCRVFIVHTSATLARIIFREAKKLEMMEEEYVWITTDSTSDYFDTFNNSVLSSMQGALGVKSYISSSSKRIKDFRSRFQVMFSSQFPEEPFPEPGISALQAYDATWAVALAMEGRPSSKRFGNSTSITPKASMGGTSLLNRILASKFEGLTGHICFINGMLHPAARIFTLVNVVGISTELGYWTDGYGFSKTVGANIHYNKSITVLRQIIWPGGPWSAPRGWASAAGGKRLKIVVPSGNSHKEFVKVSYDGPGGSIRVTGFVIDVFNATLSRLPYALPCDFTGYDGSYDALVYQVYNRSFDAAIGDTAILANRSKYAEFSQPFTEPDENIVRIRNEEEYAAALINGSIAAAFLEIPYIKAFLAKNCNGFTTSGPIYKVGGFGFVFPKNSPYIPDISQAVVNISETLIDLLQISLHSSECSASNSDDHASIGLTPFIGPFLSSSGRNSSGGTTSTSSDNRTTSQGNSICITSSAAAGAGAPEPAASATATPNYCLISAANRGGVAKVPRFKILTSAIDGLRED, encoded by the exons ATGATTCCATCTAGAAAACTGCGAGTCCTCTTGATCCTCTTTCTATCATCTTCTTTGTCGAATGGAATGTCTAAAGTAGACAGTGTTGATCCTTTTGCCATGGGAAACAAACCTCGCAAATTCAGTTTAGGTGGTATTGTAGATTGCACAACTCGTGCCGGGAAAGAAGAGAGAGTGGCCATGGAGATGGCACTGCAGGACTTTTACAGCAACGCTACCCAGCGGCCCCGACTGTGTGTCAAAGACTCGAAAGGGGATTCCTTCCGAGCAGCCTCCTCTG CTAAAACACTTATCAAAAAGCACAATGTAGAAGCTATTATAGGCTTGGGAACTTCTCAAGAGGCTATCCTTGTTGCTGAGCTTGGCAACAGGTATGAAGTCCCTATCCTTTCGATGGTAAATGAAGTTCCAGTTTGGGCCTCTTTACGTTGGCCTTTTCTGATTAATGCAGCTCGCAACCAGCTCTCACAGATGAAAGCTATAGCAGCTATAGTTCAGAGTTGGCAATGGCGGAGAGTAAATGTCAtttatgaagaaaacaaaattaatagcaTCATACCACATCTCTTCGCTGCTCTTCAAGATGCAGATGCAGAAATCAGTGAACTACTGCCTTTCCCCCCCTCACCTCCATACcgttttttatctgaaaaactGGTGTCTCTTAGAAACGGGCAGTGCCGGGTGTTCATCGTTCACACTAGTGCAACACTGGCGAGAATCATTTTCAGGGAAGCGAAGAAATTGGAAATGATGGAAGAAGAATATGTATGGATCACCACAGACTCCACATCAGactattttgatacatttaataATTCGGTCCTTTCATCAATGCAAGGTGCCTTGGGTGTTAAAAGCTACATTTCCAGTTCCagtaaaagaatcaaagatTTTCGCTCAAGATTTCAGGTGATGTTCAGCTCTCAATTTCCTGAAGAGCCATTTCCAGAGCCAGGGATTTCTGCCTTACAGGCCTATGATGCAACGTGGGCTGTTGCTCTTGCAATGGAAGGAAGACCAAGTTCGAAAAGGTTCGGAAATTCTACAAGTATCACTCCTAAAGCTTCAATGGGTGGAACAAGTTTGTTGAACAGAATCTTAGCTTCTAAATTTGAGGGCTTAACTGGTcatatatgttttataaatgGCATGTTGCATCCTGCGGCACGAATCTTTACTCTAGTCAATGTTGTAGGGATAAGTACTGAACTCGGGTATTGGACTGACGGCTATGGTTTCTCAAAGACTGTTGGTGCAAACATCCATTACAACAAGTCAATAACAGTTTTAAGGCAGATCATTTGGCCTGGAGGGCCTTGGTCAGCTCCTCGCGGATGGGCATCAGCAGCAGGGGGCAAGAGACTAAAAATAGTAGTTCCATCAGGAAATAGTCACAAAGAATTCGTAAAAGTATCATATGATGGTCCTGGGGGTAGTATAAGAGTTACAGGATTTGTAATTGATGTCTTCAACGCCACTCTCTCTCGGTTGCCCTATGCTTTGCCATGTGATTTCACCGGGTATGATGGCTCCTATGATGCCTTGGTATACCAAGTTTATAATCGG TCTTTTGATGCAGCAATAGGAGACACGGCCATTTTGGCCAACCGTAGTAAATATGCAGAGTTCTCTCAACCTTTCACTGAGCCAG ATGAAAATATCGTCCGAATTCGAAACGAGGAAGAATATGCTGCAGCTCTTATAAATGGAAGTATAGCCGCAGCATTTCTAGAAATTCCATACATCAAGGCCTTCTTGGCTAAAAATTGCAATGGCTTCACAACTTCAGGACCAATATACAAAGTTGGAGGTTTTGGATTT GTTTTCCCAAAGAATTCTCCATATATTCCTGACATCTCGCAAGCTGTTGTTAACATATCAGAGACGCTTATTGACTTGCTTCAAATTTCTTTGCACAGCTCCGAGTGCTCAGCTTCAAATTCTGACGACCATGCAAGTATCGGACTCACTCCCTTCATTGGACCATTTCTG AGTAGCTCCGGAAGAAACAGCAGCGGCGGAACTACCAGCACCAGCAGCGACAACCGCACTACCAGCCAGGGAAACAGCATCTGCATCACATCTTCAGCAGCAGCTGGAGCTGGAGCACCAGAACCAGCAGCATCAGCCACAG CAACACCTAACTATTGCTTAATCTCAGCTGCAAACAGGGGAGGGGTAGCAAAAGTACCCAGATTCAAGATCTTGACTTCTGCTATTGATGGCTTGAGGGAAGATTGA
- the LOC7494605 gene encoding basic leucine zipper 61, protein MAQLPPKIPNVTPSWPDFSHKKLPIIGIMETSPPRDANIITAIVTNPSWVDEFLGFSSTRRGTHRRSVSDSIAFREEAPTMLEKCRATGAPGLGSGHNSSTDFDKFDDEQLMSMFNDDISNAVAAPNSSSTPSSPSDHNSINDEKEAIVVASKHKQQQKVRNENDEGQSPSEWETPTTVPTATDPAATSNERKIDPRRVKRILANRQSAQRSRVRKLQYISELERCVTSLQGEVSVLSPRVAYLDHQRLLLNVDNSALKQRIAALAQDKIFKDAHQEALKREIERLRQVYHQQNLKMENTSPPSASSTPSNDPTTPTTDKEQQLFQV, encoded by the exons ATGGCACAATTACCTCCAAAAATACCAAACGTGACACCAAGTTGGCCcgatttttctcataaaaaattacCAATAATTGGCATTATGGAGACATCACCACCCCGTGATGCTAATATCATCACCGCCATTGTTACAAACCCTTCGTGGGTTGACGAATTTCTCGGCTTCTCGTCGACGAGACGTGGGACACATAGGAGGTCGGTGAGTGACTCCATTGCATTCCGGGAAGAAGCACCAACGATGTTAGAGAAATGTCGTGCCACGGGTGCACCGGGATTAGGGTCGGGACATAACAGCAGCACTGACTTTGACAAGTTTGATGATGAACAGCTTATGTCCATGTTTAACGATGATATCTCCAATGCCGTGGCAGCTCCTAATTCTAGCTCCACACCTTCTTCGCCGTCTGATCACAACAGCATTAATGATGAGAAAGAAGCTATAGTAGTGGCGTCTAAGCATAAGCAGCAGCAGAAGGTGAGGAATGAGAATGATGAAGGGCAAAGTCCATCTGAATGGGAGACACCGACTACTGTCCCAACTGCCACCGATCCTGCTGCTACTTCTAATGAACGGAAAATCGATCCCAGGAGAGTTAAGAG AATCTTGGCAAACAGACAATCTGCTCAAAGATCACGGGTGAGAAAGCTGCAGTACATATCTGAGCTTGAACGCTGTGTAACATCATTGCAA GGTGAAGTTTCAGTGTTGTCACCAAGGGTTGCATATCTAGACCATCAAAGGTTGCTTCTAAATGTTGACAACAGTGCTCTTAAGCAAAGAATCGCTGCACTGGCTCAAGATAAGATTTTCAAAGATG CTCATCAAGAAGCATTGAAGAGGGAAATAGAGAGGCTAAGGCAAGTGTACCATCAACAGAACCTCAAGATGGAAAATACTTCACCACCATCAGCATCATCAACCCCATCAAATGACCCCACAACTCCTACTACCGATAAAGAACAGCAGCTATTTCAAGTTTAG